The DNA window AGAGCCCTCAAAAACACCATCATTTCACCTGCTCTCCGTGAACTTTGTGATAGAAAAAAGTCTGTTTAAATAACAATTCCCATAAAGCTTCAGAGCGAATGAATTTCGCCAACTTAGCTCACTTAAAAAGCAATTCAATAATAAAAACCTTTGCGTTTAAAAAATAAAACAAAAGAGCATAAAAATAATTTTCATACTTGGTGGCTGAGCATAAAAATAATTTTCATACACGGTGGCTGAGCCTGTCGAAGCCACACCACAAATAAATCCGTTTAAAACACACGCTTCATCAATTCGCTAGCGAATTCCTACTTTGCTTCCTTAAAAACATAAGAATAATAAATAATCTTTGCGTTTCAAAAATAATTTTCCCACTGAAACAGATTCCTAATCGCAAGTAAAAAACAGAACCATGTCATTCTGAACGAAGCGTAGAGTAGTGAAGAATCTCTTCATCAAGGAAAAAGTTTTTCTACACCTGCCAACCGAAAATTCGTGACCTTTCCAGAACATCTCCGATGTTCCTCAGAGCCCTCAAAAACGCTATCATTTCACCTGCTCTCCGTGAACTTTGTGATAGAAAAAAGTCTGTTTAAATGACAATTCCCATAAAGCTTCAGAGCGAATGAATTTCGCCAACTTAGCTCACTTAAAAAGCAATTCAATAATAAAAACCTTTGCGTTTAAAAATACCTCAATCTCAAAAATCTCTCATGTCTTTCAAACTAACCTTCTCAAATTTTCAGCAGCTTTCAAAATAGTTTCAGGCCTTTTACTGAAGCAGAATCTAATCACTCCCGTGTTTCTTTGGTCTTGGTAAAACGAACAAAGCGGTATCGTTGCAACATGGTACTCTTTCGTGAGCCAAATGCAGAACTCCTTATCAGGTAAATCAGAAATGTTCTCATAACTGGCAATCTGGAAATAACTTCCTTCTGATTTTTCCTTAAATGTAAAAGGCAAATCTTTAAATTGTGCTAAAAAGAAATCTCTTTTTTCCTGCAAATACTGTTGATTTTTTTCAGGATTAAAAACCTCTAAATATTTCGCCAAAGCATATTGAGCAGGAGTATTCACACTGAAACTGATGTACTGATGCACTTTTCTAAAAGCTTTGGTCAATTCTTCACAAGCCAAAACATACCCAACTTTCCAACCCGTGAGATGAAACATTTTCCCAAATGAAAAAATCGCAAAACTCCTATGTCTAAGTTCCGCATGATGAAAAATACTATAAAATTCAGCGTTATCAAAGGTAATCAAATCATACACTTCATCGGAGATAACGATAATCTCGGTGCCTTTAATGAGTTTATAGAGTTTTTCAAAATCTTCTTTTCTCCAAATTTTTCCCGTAGGATTATGTGGGGAATTGATGAGGATAGCTTTGGTTTTTTCTGTAATTGCTGCTTTTATTTTCTCAAAATCGGGTAAAAAATCTTCATTCAAAGAAACCAAAACAGGTTTTGCACCATTCATTTCAATCGAGGGAATATAGCTGTCATAAGCTGGTTCCAGCACTATCACTTCATCGCCAATTTCTAAAATCGCAGAAAGCGCGGTGTAAATTCCATAACTCGCTCCTGGTGTAATCGTAATTTCCGAAGCAGTAAAATCTATCGGATTTTTTCTGGCATGATTAAACGTGATGAGGTTCTCTATCAACGCAGGAAAACCAAAACTAGGAGCGTATTGATTAAAATTTTTATTCGTTCCTTCCGCAAGAAATTTTTTCAAAGCCTCATCGATATCATCATCAGGAAAACCTTGAGACAGATTCACCGCTCCAAATTGTTGGGCAAGTGCCGTCATTTCAGAAAAGATGGTAATTTCGGCTCCGTGATGTTTTATGGGTAATTTCATTTTGATAGTTTATTCAAAAATAATCTTTTTTCCCTTTGAAAAACCTCCTTTTTTACCAAAATCTCCATCAACTAAATCCCTCATCCTAAACTCATAACTCATAATTCATAACTCACAACTTACGCCTTCACGACTCATCAACTTTACGACTTTACACGCAACCCATATCATTTCAACAAGTCTCAGCTAAGGAACAAACAAATTTGAGTAATGTCACATAGTAGGTTATAGTATAGTTGTAGTATAGTTGAAGTATAGTAAAGGTACTGATGAAGAATGTTAATGACATATCTTCTTCATCTCAAAAGAAGGGGAGAGTCTATTATCAAATCACTAAGAAATACAGAAAAACAAAGATTAATCTTAGCTTTTGTAAGGGATTTTGGTATTTATTTCCTAAAAAAAAACTATTTTTACTTCATTAAAAATTATGATAAGATGAAATTGACAAGAATTTTTGTTCCAATAGTAGCATCACTGGTATTGTACAGTTGTGCTTCTAATAACCTATCCTACGAAGGAAAAGCTTTTAAAACCGCCTATGAATCCATCAAGGCAGATGAACTGAAGAAAAACCTAATGGTCATTGCTTCAGACGAGATGGAAGGCAGACAAACCGGCTCTGAAGGTCAAAAAAAAGCAGGCGTTTACATGATAGATTACTATAAAAACTTAGGCGTTTCTTATCCAAAAGCATTGGGAAATTATTATCAAAAAGTCCCAAAAGAAGCTCTAAAAAGCAGAAGAGGTGAGCTTCCTGATTCAGAAAACATACTGGCATTTATAGAAGGGACAGAAAAACCAGAAGAAATCATCGTGATTTCTGCACATTATGACCACGTTGGAACCAATAATGGAGTAGTGTACAATGGAGCAGATGACGACGGAAGTGGAACAGTTGCGGTAATGGAAATCGCAGATGCATTCCAACAAGCCAAGAAATCAGGAAAAGGTCCGAAACGTTCCATTCTTTTCTTACATGTAACAGGAGAAGAACACGGCTTATTGGGTTCTAAATATTATTCAGAGAATCCAGTATTTGATTTAAAGAACACTGTGGCAAACCTAAATATCGACATGATTGGTAGAAGTGATAAAGAAAACGAAGGCAAGAATTATGTCTACGTCATCGGTTCTGATATGCTTTCTACTGAATTAAAAAAAATAAATGTAGCAGCCAATAAAGCCACTCAAAATCTAGAACTCAATTATAAATATGATGATCCTAATGACCCAATGAGATTATATTACAGAAGTGACCATTATAATTTTGCGAAACACGGCATTCCTGTAGCGTTTTTCTTTGACGGAATTCACGAAGATTATCATCAACCAACAGATGATCCGGAGAAAATAGATTATACATTACTTCAAAAAAGAGCACAACTCGTTTTTGCAACCGCTTGGGAACTAGCCAATCGCAAGGAGAGAATTGTGGTAGATAAAAAGTAGTTATAGAATTGTAGAATGGGAGAGCGATAGAATTGTAGAGGTAATTTTTTAAGAATTTTTATTTTCTATGATTCCCCAATTCTACCATTCTCCCACTCAAAAAGTAGCCTCAACAGGAATCGAACCTGTATCTAAAGTTTAGGAAACTTCTATTCTATCCATTGAACTATGAGGCCAAAATATCATTCAAAAATATAAACAAATTTTCAATACCGACGGACTTTAGTCCGACATTTTTTTTGATTTTTATCAGTTGAAAATAAAAATAAAAGATTTTTTTCATTGACCTCAGTTTCGCAGGCGTTAAAAAATTGAAAATAAAATTCGTTAAAAAATTCCTGCTATTTGAAATTCGTCAGAATGACGAATGAGTTTCAGGGATTTTAGAATTTTATTTTCGATTTTAGCCGAAGAAAGTGAAGTCTTGATTTTTGGTTCTTTTCATCAAGGAAAAGAACATGTGTTAAAATGACATTAAAAGAACCCACTCTTTAGAAGCAGGTTCAGTAGATAAAGACATCTCATTTTTTTAGTTAAAGCCAAAAGAAAAGGGAAGCCGACGATGCTTCCCTTAAATTTTTATCTCAAATTTAATGATGATTTCTAGTGAATTGGATACAGAAAAATGCATAACTTTTATTTTTCTGATTTAAAATTACAAATTATTCTAAATCAATATATTAACGGAATGTTAATATTCACATGTTCTGCACATTTTTTTTGTTTATAAATATTGCTGTGCAAATTCTAATGCTCTTTTTTCAGTGTAAAAAGCATTGTTTTGATCCATAAATCCTACATGTCCACCAAAGTCAGGAATCTCTAAATGTAAGAAAGAGTTGACTAATGCTTCTTCTTTAGGAAAGCAACTTTCAGAAAGAAAACTATCATTTTTAGCATTGATAAGAAGTGTCGGAATTTTAATATTCTTTAAAAACTGCTTGGAACTGCATTTTTCATAATAATCAAAAGCATCTTTAAAACCATTAACCTTTGATGTGTAAACATCATCAAATTCCTTTAAATTTTTAATATTTTGAATTTCTGATTCAGTTAAAAATTCTGGAAATCTTTTGCACTTGATTAGTGTTTTCTTTTTTAAGGTTTTCAAGAAATTGTTAGCATACACAAGATTTCTTCTCGAGGTTAATTTGTACATAGAACCTTTCAAATCGATAGGTGTAGAAATAGCGATAATCGCTTTTATTTTCTCAGAAATGTTTCTGTTTTCACCAGCGTATTTTAAACACAAATTTCCACCAAGACTAAACCCTTTCAGAATGACTTTTTCATAGTTTTTAGAAAGCACCTTTTCTATCACTTCTTGCACATCATCTGTTCTTCCAGAATGGTAAGAATAATGAACTCTATTGCTTTCTCCGGAACAATCTCTGTGATTTACAGCACAACAATCAAAGCCGTTTTCATTGAAAATTTTGGCTGCTCCCAACATATAATGTCTTTGTGCGCTGCCTTCTAAACCATGAAATAAAATAACACAACGGTCAGTTTTTTCTTGGGCAAAACTCCAATCTAAATCCAGAAAATCGCCATCAGAAAGTTCTAGTCTTTCTCTTTGTTGAGTTACACCAGTAACTTTTCTAAACAAAGCACTGTAAATCGTAGAAAAATCTCCATTTCTGAAGATTTTTTTAGGTTGATATTCGGAAGGAAGAATAGGCATTTTATTACAATTTTTCAGCAACAAACTTCGCTGTTCTAGAGAATTTATCTTTTGCTAGATCTTCTGGAGTTCCTGCAAAGACAACTTCGCCACCGTGTTTTCCTGCATCTGGACCAATGTCTATAATATAATCAGCAGACTTAATAATATCTGGCTGATGTTCAATGACAATCACAGAATGTCCTAAACCAATTAATGCCTGAAGTGATTTCAAAAGTTTATTAATATCATGAAAATGCAATCCTGTACTTGGTTCATCGAAAACAAAAAGCGTTTTTTCTGTAGTCGAACCTTTTACCAAAAACGAAGCCAGTTTTACCCTTTGAGCTTCACCACCAGAAAGCGTAGAAGAACTTTGACCGAGTTGCAAATATCCTAAACCAACATCTTGAAGAGGTTTAAGTTTTGTCACAATTTTTTCTTCGTGGTTTTCAGAGAAAAATTCAAGTGCTTCATCTACAGTCATGTGTAAAATATCAGAAATATTTTTTTCATCATATTTTACTTCCAGAATTTCATCTTTGAAACGAGTTCCATGGCAATGTTCGCATTCCAACTCAATATCTGCCATAAACTGCATAGAAACCGTAATTACACCTTCTCCTTTGCATTCATCACATCTTCCACCATCTACGTTGAAAGAAAAATGTTTAGGTTTCAAACCTTGAACTTTTGCAGATTTTTGCTTCGCAAAAAGGTCTCTGATGTCATCGTAAGCTTTGAGATACGTTACAGGATTAGAACGAGACGATTTTCCGATTGGATTTTGGTCGATGAGTTCTATATTTTGAATCACTTTTTTAGGAAATTCCACCGAATCGTAATCGGCTTTTTTACCGCCCATTCCTAATTCAATTTGGATGGCATTCGTCAAAATTTCTTTCATTAAAGTAGATTTTCCACTTCCAGAAACTCCCGAAATTACGGTAAGAACTTCCAATGGAACATCTACATCTATGTTTTTAAGATTATTTTGTCTAGCTCCTTTTATTTTGATGAATTCTTTCGGTTTTCTTCTGGTTTTTGGAACTTCTATTTCTAATCTTCCCGTTAAATATTTCGAGGTCAAAGTATCTGCATCTTTCAATTCCTTGAAATTTCCTGCAAAAACCAATTCACCGCCTAAAAATCCAGCTTCTGGACCAATGTCTATAATATAATCCGCTGCTTTCATCACGTCTTCATCGTGTTCTACCACAATCACCGTATTTCCTAAATCACGAAGATTTTTAAGAACTTCAATTAAATTTTCGGTGTCTCTAGAATGCAGACCAATACTTGGTTCATCGAGGATATAAATACTTCCCACCAAAGAACTTCCGAGCGAAGTCGCGAGATTAATTCTCTGTGATTCACCACCAGAAAGCGTGTTAGAAGTTCTGTTTAAAGTCAAATATCCTAAACCAACTTTATTCAAAAATTCTAAACGAGTGTTGATTTCGTAGGTTAATCTTTTGGCGATTTCCGCATCATGTTGGTTGAGTTTCAGGTTTTTCATCAATGGTAACAATTCGTCCAAAGGAATTTCTACCAAAGATTGAATGTCATGACCATCAATTTTCACATATTCTGTTTCTGGACGAAGGCGTTTTCCTTCACAAGTTGGACAAAGTGTTTTTCCACGGTATCTGGAAAGCAAGACTCTGTACTGAATTTTGTACAAATTTTCTTCCAACATTTTGAAAAAGTTATCAATGCTCGGGAAGTTTTTGTTTTTATCGCCTCTCCAAAGATAATTTTTCTGCTCTTTTGTGAGTTGATGATAAGGCTTATGAATAGGGAAATCTTTTGCTTTTTTGATGAAATCTCTTTTCCATTCGCTCATGGTTTCACCACGCCAAGAAGCAACTGCATCTTCAAAAACGGATAAATTTTTATTAGGAATCACCAAATCTTCATCTATGCCGATGACTTTTCCGTAACCTTCACATTCCGGACAAGCGCCATAAGGATTATTAAAGCTAAAAAAATGAACATTGGGTTCGTTAAACGTAATGCCATCGAGTTCAAATTTATTTGAAAATTCTTTTACGTTTTCGGTTTCAATTTCTTTTAAAGAACAAGTTCCGTGACCTTCATAAAACGCCATCTGAACAGAATCTGCCAATCTTTGAAGAAAATGTTCATCATTATCATAAGAAAATCGGTCAATCACGAGATGAATTTCCATCGATTCTTCTGGAACGAAACCAAAACTTTCTAAATCTTCAATATTCGCAAGGTTTCCATTGATTTCTAATCTTGTAAAACCTGCAACTTTCAGTGTTTTTAGTTGTTCTTTGAATTTTTTGACTTCAAATAGAAGCGGCGCTCTCAGAAGAAAAGTTTTCCCTTCATTTTTTTCGATATAATCGATCACATCTGTCACCGAATCTTTTTTCACTTCGTCTCCAGAAATAGGAGAGTAGGTTCTGCCAACTCTGGCAAAAAGCAATTTCAGATAATCATAAATTTCGGTAGAAGTTCCTACAGTAGAACGAGGATTGCTAGAAATTACCTTCTGTTGAATGGCAATAGAAGGCGCTAAACCTTTGATATCATCAATTTTTGGTTTTTCTAATTTACCAAGAAACTGTCGCGCGTAAGAACTCAAAGATTCTACATAACGTCTCTGTCCTTCCGCATAAATAGTGTCAAAAGCAAGCGAAGATTTTCCGCTTCCTGAAACACCAGTAATCACGATGAGTTTGTTTTTCGGAATCAGTACATCTATGTTTTTGAGATTATTAAGATGTGCGTTTTTTACGAAAAGATGTTTTTTGATATCGATTTCTTGAGTTGTAGTCATAATGAATTGAAGAAGAGCAAAATTACGGAAAAATTACCAAATTTTGAAAGGAGAATTATGGATAAAACATGTAAACTTTAACATGAAATAATTTGAAAATTCAAAAAAAAATGCAATATTTGTAGTTCAAATTGTAATTAAAAAAAGTAATTATGAAAAAATTCATTAATCACCTAATTACACATTTGATGAAAATGAGATAGCTAGAGAATTTATCTAGTAACTATAAAGGACGCAGATATTTTTTGTGTCCTTTTTTATTGGTAAAAAATTTTAAGAATTTTAATTTTTTTACTCTAAATTTTTCATATAAATTTGGCCGATTTTTTATGAAAAATTAAAATATGAAAAAAACAATTTTAAGCGCAGCTCTGTTGGCACTTTTCGTAAGTGTTCATGCGCAAGAAAGAACAATTGATGAGGTAGAATTAACTGGTAAACTGGTGAATATGCCTTTCAAAAAATCTAATGTAAATATCACAGTTATTACAAAATCTGAAATTCAGAATAGTCCCGCTCAAAGCATTGAAGAAGTAATTGCCTATTATACGGGTGCAGATATCAGAAAACGTGGTGCAAATGGCGTTCAGACCGATATTTCTCTCAGAGGAAGTTCTTTTGAACAAGTTTTGGTTCTGGTGAATGGCGTGAGAATGAATGATGCGCAAACTGGTCACAATACCATGAATTTTCCGTTTGATTTGGCTTCTGTAGAAAAAATTGAAATCTTAAAAGGTCCTGCTGCAAGAAGATACGGACAAGGAGCTTATGCTGGTGTAGTAAATGTTGTAACTAAAGTTTCTGCAGAAAACAACCTAACAATTAATGGTGAAGTTGGGGATTTTTCTACGCATGGTTTCGGTGTTGCTGCGAATTTCGGGGGCGAAAAATTTAGAAATTTTATTCAGGTTAATAATACAGAATCAGATGGTTATCGATACAATACCGATTATAAAATTAAAAATATCTGGTATCAAAATCAATTTGATATAGAAAACGGAAAGGTAAAATTTCAAGCTGGAATTCAAGAAAAAAAGTTCGGAGCCAATGGTTTTTATGCTTCGCCAGCTTTCAAAGATCAATATGAAGAAGTGCAAACTTCTTTAGTGGCGGCTTCTCTAGAGAAAAATGTGAACGAAAATCTAGGTTTTGCAACGCGTTTGTATTGGAGAAGAACACAAGATATGTATTTATTCATCAGAAATAATCCTGCAGCGTACAGAAATATGCACATTGGGAATAATGTAGGAATTGATGCGAATGTAAATTACAAATCAGAACTCGGAATTACAGGATTGGGAGTAGATGTTAGAAAAGAATTTCTAGAAAGTAACCGATTAGGAAGCAGAGAAAGAACCGTAACCAATGCTTTTCTAGAGCATCATTTGTCGTTTTTTGATGAAAAATTAAACATTACTCCGGGAATTTCTTTCACGAGTTTTAGCAATGATAAAACCTATTTTTATCCAGGAATTGATGCAAGTTTTACCAACGGAAATTCTAAATTTTTCGGGAATTTTTCTAAAGTGAATAGAATACCTACTTACACCGATTTGTATTACGTAAGTCCTTCTGAACAAGGAAATGCGAATTTGGTTGCCGAAGAAGCATTAACAGGAGAGTTTGGTTATATTTTCAAAACCAATAAAACTTTGCTCAAAGCATCTGCGTTTTGGAGAAAATCTGATAACGCTATTGATTGGCAAAAAGCAACGCCAACTTCACCTTGGACTGCACAAAACATTGGAAAAATTGAAACCAAAGGTGTAGAATTAGAAGCAGATTATCAGTTCGCTTCATGGATTGGAACTTCTGTAGGTTATACGTATATAGATAATCAAAGATTAGCCAGCAACATTGTTTCGAGATATTCTTTAGACAATTTAAAGCATCAGTTTGTAGCGAAGTTGAGAAATAAATTCGGAAATTTTTCGAATGAATTGATTTACAGACATAATGATAGGGTTTCTCTAGGAAGTTATAATCTATTAGACAATAAATTAAACTACAATGCAAAACAGTTTAATATCTACGTTTTGGTGAATAACATTACGAATGTAAAATACACAGAAACTTCTCTGGTAGAAATGCCCGGAACGTGGTTTCATTTAGGTTTTACCTATCAATTTAAATTATAATGGTTAAATCCCGAGAAAAAATCTTTTTTCGGGATTTTTTTATAGAAAATGCCCATTAAAAAAGAAAAATTTCGTTACTTTTACCAAAGTAATAATCATTTTAAAAACCATGAAAAAACTTATTATTCTTTTCTTTTCCATCTTTTCATTGTTCTCTTATTCTCAAGAAGATTTTAAGAAAAAAATAGCGCAAGATGCTTGTAAATGCATTGGAGAAATAAAATTGGAGAAAAAATCTAAAGAAATGATGCAGATGCAATTAGGCTTGTGCTTTATAAAAGCATCAACTCCTTACAAAGATCAAATCAAAAAAGAATATGGTATTGATTTGTCAAAAGATATTTCGAATGAGTCTAAAATGGAAGAATTGGGCGAAAAATTGGGAATACTCATGGTTTCAGAATGTGCAGATACTTTTATCAATTTTGTAGACCAGTCTGGTTTTGCTGATGAATATGCTCAAGAATCTTCTACAGAAGTAAATTCAGCGGAATTTATGAATGGTGAAATCACCAAAATAGAAAAAGATACCTTCGTTATTTTTTATTTAAAAGGCGATAATGGTATTTTAACCAGATTTTATTGGATTTCTAATGTAGATTCTAATATAGAACTCGAAAAGAAATATCAAGATTTAGTAGGTAAAAAAGTAAATCTCACTTATTACTCTGCTGATATCTTTGACCATAAAATAAATGACTACAGAAAAGTCAATATTCTCTCAATGTTGAAAACTGAATAAAATTTAATGATTTTCGACTTTGTCTATTATTATCAAAATTGTATCTTTGTATACTTAATAATTTTTTAATTTATGAAATTTATAGTTGCAAGTGGCGAATTACAGAAAGCTCTTAACGTGGTAAGTGGTGTAATTTCTAGTTCGCAGTCAAGACCCATTTTAGAAAATTTTCTTTTTGAATTAGAAAATGAAATTCTAAAAATAACTGCTTCTGATGGCGAAACCACACTTATTACTTCTCTTGCTGTAAAATCTGATGATCAAGGCAAAATTGCTGTTCCTGCAAAAATTTTTCAAGATTTAATTAAAACTTTTGGAGACCAACCGCTTACTTTTTCAGTGAAAGATTCTGAGTCTGGTGAAGGTGGTCTTTTAGAAATTTTAGACGAGAAAGACAATTACGAAGTAGCGCTAGATAATGCAGAAGATTATCCAGAATTACCAGAATTTGATGCGTCACAAAAAGTTACGCTAGCTTCTGGAGTTCTTGCAGATGCGCTAAGCAATACCTTGTTTGCAACAAGCAACGATTCTCTAAGACCTGTGATGACGGGAGTTCTTTTCCAATTTACAGAAAAAGAAACCAATTTCGTGTCTACGGATTCTCACAGATTAGTGGTGTATAAAAGAACAGATGTTACCAATAAAGAAGCGGTAGAATTTATCATGCCGAAGAAACCTTTGTCTATTTTCAAAAATATTTTGTCAAATTCTAATGACGAAGTTACCATCGAGTTTAATGAAAATATGGCGAAATTCACTTTCGGAGAAAATATTTGGATTTGTAGACTAATAGACGGGAAATATCCTAATTATTCTGCAGTAATTCCTAAAGAAAATCCGAATGTTTTGACGGTAAACAGAAACTTATTGTTAAGTTCTATCAGAAGAGCAAGTATTTTATCAAACAAATCTACTAACCAAGTTAGATTTAAGCTTTCTGGTAATGTGTTACATCTTCATGCAGAAGATACAGAATACGCAAACAAAGCAGATATGAATATTCCTTGTGATTATAAAGGTGAAGACATCAACATTGGTTTCAGTTCTAAATTTTTAACAGAAATGTTATCTGTTTTAGGTTCAGAAGATATCACGATGAAAATGTCTCAACCAAACCGTCCAGGAATTGTAGAGCCAGTTGACGGTCTAGATGAAAACGAACACATCTTAATGCTTTCTATGCCAGTAATTGGAATGTAATATTTTTACAAGAGCCAAGTAAAAAGGCAAAAGTAAAAAGTTAAAATATCAATAGAGTCGTCCGAAATTTCGAGACGACTTTTTTATTGAATTATAATTTGGCTTTAGATGAAACCTAATTTGCAATTCTAAAATTTCCTAATCTCTCAAAAAATCACGATATTTGCAAACTTATAAAAGTTATTTGTTTTTTGATATCTCAAATCTCAAATCTCAAATCTCAAATCTTTTTAAAAAATGAAAATCTCAAACAATTGGTTAAAAGACTTTATCAAAACAGATTTAGCAACAGATAAAATTGGTGCTTTTCTTACCGATATTGGTCTTGAAGTAGAAGGAATAGAAAAATTTGAATCTGTAAAAGGCAGTTTAGAAGGAATCGTAGTAGGTAAAGTTTTGACTTGCGAACAACATCCTAATGCAGATAAACTCAAAAAAACTACTGTAGATATTGGTGGTGGCCAAATTTTAGAAATTGTTTGTGGCGCTCCTAATGTTGCTGCTGGTCAAACCGTTCCTGTTGCTGTAATTGGTACTAAAATCTATGCAAAAGACGGCAGTGCTTTCGAAATGAAAGAAGTAAAAATTCGTGGAGAAAAATCTCAAGGAATGATTTGTGCAGAAGATGAGTTAGGACTTTCAGACGATCACGGCGGAATTATGGTTCTAGACGAAGAAATCTACCAAGTAGGAGAACCTTTTGCAAAATATTTTAATTTAACCAATGATGAGGTTTACGAAATCGGCTTAACACCAAACAGAACAGACGCGATGTCTCACTATGGTGTAGCAAGAGATTTACATGCTTTTCTTTCAACCAATGGTTTAAAATCTGAATTCGAAAAAGTTTCTACAGCTTTAGTGAGTGCTGAAAGAGAACATGGTTTTGAACTGGAAGTAGAAGATGAAGCATTATGCCCAAGATATATTGGTGCTGTAATCGAAAATGTAAAAATTTCAGAATCTCCAGAATGGTTGAAAGACAGATTAAAAGCCATCGGACTTTCGCCAATTAATAATGTAGTAGACATTACCAATTATATTTTACATGGTTTTGGTCAGCCACTTCATGCTTTTGATGCAGATAAAATTGCTGGTAAAAAAGTAAAAGTAGGCGTAAATGATGCAGGAACTAAGTTTGTAACTCTTGATGGAGTAGAAAGAACGCTTAATGGTTCAGAAATCATGATTAAAGACGGAAACAACAAGCCAATGTGTATTGGTGGGGTTTTCGGAGGAAATGATAGTGGCGTTTCTGAATCTACAACCACAATTTTCTTAGAGTCTGCATATTTCAATCCAGTAGCGATTAGAAAAGCGGCTAAAGCTCATGGTTTAAATACAGATGCTTCTTTCCGTTTCGAACGTGGAGTAGACCCTAACAATACCAGAACTACAATTACTCATGCCATCAAAATGATTGAAGAAATCTCAGGTGGTAAAAAAGTAGGAAATCTTTTAGAATTTTATCCTAAAAAAATAGAAGACACTAAAGTTATTTTTAGATACTCTCAACTCGATAAAATTTTAGGAATTAAAATTCACAGAGAAAAAGTAAAAGAAATTTTAAAATCTCTAGAAATTTCTGTTCTTAATGACATTCCAGACGGTTTAGAATTGTCGGTTCCGGCTTACAGAGCAGATGTGACCAGAGAAATAGACGTGATAGAAGAAATTCTTAGAATTTACGGATATAATAAAGTAGATGCGCCTCAAAAAATAGCATTTACTCCAGTTAAACTAAGTGTAAATGACCAAGATGAACTAGAAAATTCTTGGGCAAGAACGCTTCAGAGCAATGGTTTCAATGAAGTGATGAACAATTCATTAACCAGCGTAAAAGACGAAACCAATGCTGTAAAACTCTTAAATCCTTTGAGTGGAGATTTAGCTTTTATGAGAAAATCTTTATTAGAAGGGCTTTTAGGAAATGCAGTTTACAATATCAACCGTAAAAATCCAGACATCAAATTCTTCGAATTGGGTAAAATTTATCACAAGTTCGAGAAATATGAGGAAAGAAAACAATTAGCATTGCTTACAACTGGTAGAACGTATGCAGAAAACTGGTTGATGCCA is part of the Cloacibacterium normanense genome and encodes:
- a CDS encoding TonB-dependent receptor plug domain-containing protein; this encodes MKKTILSAALLALFVSVHAQERTIDEVELTGKLVNMPFKKSNVNITVITKSEIQNSPAQSIEEVIAYYTGADIRKRGANGVQTDISLRGSSFEQVLVLVNGVRMNDAQTGHNTMNFPFDLASVEKIEILKGPAARRYGQGAYAGVVNVVTKVSAENNLTINGEVGDFSTHGFGVAANFGGEKFRNFIQVNNTESDGYRYNTDYKIKNIWYQNQFDIENGKVKFQAGIQEKKFGANGFYASPAFKDQYEEVQTSLVAASLEKNVNENLGFATRLYWRRTQDMYLFIRNNPAAYRNMHIGNNVGIDANVNYKSELGITGLGVDVRKEFLESNRLGSRERTVTNAFLEHHLSFFDEKLNITPGISFTSFSNDKTYFYPGIDASFTNGNSKFFGNFSKVNRIPTYTDLYYVSPSEQGNANLVAEEALTGEFGYIFKTNKTLLKASAFWRKSDNAIDWQKATPTSPWTAQNIGKIETKGVELEADYQFASWIGTSVGYTYIDNQRLASNIVSRYSLDNLKHQFVAKLRNKFGNFSNELIYRHNDRVSLGSYNLLDNKLNYNAKQFNIYVLVNNITNVKYTETSLVEMPGTWFHLGFTYQFKL
- the dnaN gene encoding DNA polymerase III subunit beta, producing MKFIVASGELQKALNVVSGVISSSQSRPILENFLFELENEILKITASDGETTLITSLAVKSDDQGKIAVPAKIFQDLIKTFGDQPLTFSVKDSESGEGGLLEILDEKDNYEVALDNAEDYPELPEFDASQKVTLASGVLADALSNTLFATSNDSLRPVMTGVLFQFTEKETNFVSTDSHRLVVYKRTDVTNKEAVEFIMPKKPLSIFKNILSNSNDEVTIEFNENMAKFTFGENIWICRLIDGKYPNYSAVIPKENPNVLTVNRNLLLSSIRRASILSNKSTNQVRFKLSGNVLHLHAEDTEYANKADMNIPCDYKGEDINIGFSSKFLTEMLSVLGSEDITMKMSQPNRPGIVEPVDGLDENEHILMLSMPVIGM
- the pheT gene encoding phenylalanine--tRNA ligase subunit beta; amino-acid sequence: MKISNNWLKDFIKTDLATDKIGAFLTDIGLEVEGIEKFESVKGSLEGIVVGKVLTCEQHPNADKLKKTTVDIGGGQILEIVCGAPNVAAGQTVPVAVIGTKIYAKDGSAFEMKEVKIRGEKSQGMICAEDELGLSDDHGGIMVLDEEIYQVGEPFAKYFNLTNDEVYEIGLTPNRTDAMSHYGVARDLHAFLSTNGLKSEFEKVSTALVSAEREHGFELEVEDEALCPRYIGAVIENVKISESPEWLKDRLKAIGLSPINNVVDITNYILHGFGQPLHAFDADKIAGKKVKVGVNDAGTKFVTLDGVERTLNGSEIMIKDGNNKPMCIGGVFGGNDSGVSESTTTIFLESAYFNPVAIRKAAKAHGLNTDASFRFERGVDPNNTRTTITHAIKMIEEISGGKKVGNLLEFYPKKIEDTKVIFRYSQLDKILGIKIHREKVKEILKSLEISVLNDIPDGLELSVPAYRADVTREIDVIEEILRIYGYNKVDAPQKIAFTPVKLSVNDQDELENSWARTLQSNGFNEVMNNSLTSVKDETNAVKLLNPLSGDLAFMRKSLLEGLLGNAVYNINRKNPDIKFFELGKIYHKFEKYEERKQLALLTTGRTYAENWLMPKSASDFYMLKAYVKVLLDRLNLVTEEKSLEDERFGDALEITANGKTIARLGKVSPKLLKEFDIDQDCFYAEIELETCQALRKTDNFKFVDIPKFNKIRRDLALLVDKNVYYADLYASARKNKSKFLKNINLFDVYEGKNLPEGKKSYAMSFELLNEEKTLEDKEITEVMNSLIKNFQKEFNAELR